One window of Edaphobacter dinghuensis genomic DNA carries:
- a CDS encoding glycoside hydrolase domain-containing protein, protein MRLLITSLVLSTLAAVAGAQQPSGPHHQPLHAKHSYLGFDLNDYPGDSSLPALRQQFSFAGYWLNNPPGDRQNTWQGKRDALLHNGFGFLVLFNGRLDDELTKAQKSGTAPAALGKSDAAAAIAAAHREHFSPNTIIFLDQEEGGRLLPEQAGYLFVWTEAVARSGYRPGVYASGQPVNEGHGHTITTAEDIRSHVAAQHLHPIALWVAQDACPPSNGCVVQAPSLAASGTPDAMVWQYAQSPRRKSITTVCAQTYAKDGNCHVPGIETLPLDLNAADSSDPSRGR, encoded by the coding sequence ATGCGTCTTCTGATCACGAGTCTCGTCCTCTCCACCCTCGCTGCCGTTGCCGGTGCACAGCAGCCCTCGGGCCCTCATCATCAGCCGCTGCATGCTAAGCACTCTTATCTCGGCTTCGATCTCAACGACTATCCAGGCGACTCCTCTCTCCCCGCTCTGCGGCAGCAATTTTCCTTCGCTGGATACTGGCTCAACAATCCACCCGGTGACCGGCAGAATACTTGGCAGGGCAAGCGCGATGCGCTGCTGCACAATGGCTTCGGATTTCTTGTGCTCTTCAACGGCAGGCTCGACGACGAGCTTACAAAGGCGCAGAAGTCCGGCACCGCGCCCGCTGCTCTCGGAAAAAGTGATGCCGCTGCCGCCATCGCCGCAGCGCATCGCGAACACTTTTCGCCCAACACAATCATCTTTCTCGATCAGGAAGAAGGCGGCCGTCTCCTGCCGGAACAGGCGGGCTATCTCTTCGTGTGGACCGAGGCCGTGGCTCGCTCTGGCTATCGTCCCGGCGTCTACGCTAGCGGCCAGCCTGTCAACGAGGGGCACGGACACACGATTACAACAGCCGAGGACATTCGTAGCCACGTTGCCGCACAGCACCTGCACCCGATCGCTCTCTGGGTTGCGCAGGACGCATGTCCGCCGTCGAACGGCTGCGTCGTGCAGGCCCCCTCGCTTGCTGCCAGCGGAACTCCGGATGCGATGGTTTGGCAGTATGCCCAGTCTCCGCGGCGCAAATCCATCACTACGGTCTGCGCCCAGACTTATGCCAAGGATGGCAACTGTCACGTTCCCGGCATCGAAACTCTCCCCCTGGACCTGAATGCGGCAGACTCGTCAGATCCCTCTCGAGGGCGATGA
- a CDS encoding FmdB family zinc ribbon protein, with product MPLYEYECTACHRRTEKIQKFSDPEITVCPYCNGHLERVLSAPAVSFKGGGWYADGYGNAKPKAAESKSSSSTSSSETKTAAPAATAAPAASAPASTASSDKK from the coding sequence ATGCCGCTCTACGAATACGAATGCACTGCCTGCCATCGCCGCACCGAGAAGATACAGAAGTTCTCCGACCCCGAGATCACGGTATGCCCGTACTGCAACGGACATCTTGAGCGAGTTCTCTCCGCGCCTGCCGTCAGCTTCAAGGGTGGCGGATGGTATGCCGATGGCTATGGCAATGCCAAGCCAAAGGCCGCCGAGAGCAAGAGCAGCTCTTCGACGAGCAGCTCGGAGACGAAGACGGCCGCACCTGCGGCGACGGCTGCGCCCGCGGCTTCTGCACCGGCATCGACAGCGAGCTCCGACAAGAAATAG
- a CDS encoding DUF4262 domain-containing protein: MSTSIRNFETDRSRRLRASNLSTQDEKTISNIEKYGCEVIQVEKSGAGPGWSYTIGVYDTCRRPEIIVVGLLNKTAHVLLNEAAKALRNGIDLTQGRHREMIGEVECEFRPVDPKWVKHLMGWATWYYDGEYFPVLQAVYPDRKNVFPGEPSFETYFLQPLMQVDAPMTKTEEDFWSSADPKSSFFDWKFPDPPHTQVFLSNTVHAGTEAVIYVSHDLSDGAWQFLADSMSDGGGPVLSCLHHQIDKDASLKELADLPLGWCAERERPGYPWVRRELEPEEES, from the coding sequence ATGAGCACATCAATTCGTAACTTTGAGACGGATCGTAGCCGTCGATTGCGAGCAAGCAACCTAAGCACGCAAGATGAGAAGACTATTTCGAATATCGAAAAGTATGGCTGCGAAGTTATTCAAGTGGAAAAAAGCGGAGCAGGTCCGGGATGGTCGTACACGATTGGCGTTTACGATACATGCAGAAGACCCGAGATTATCGTAGTAGGACTTCTCAATAAGACAGCACACGTTCTTCTCAACGAGGCCGCAAAGGCACTCAGAAACGGTATCGATCTCACTCAGGGACGTCATCGCGAGATGATTGGCGAGGTCGAGTGCGAGTTCCGTCCTGTTGATCCTAAGTGGGTAAAGCACCTGATGGGTTGGGCAACATGGTATTACGATGGCGAATATTTCCCTGTTCTACAAGCTGTCTATCCGGACCGTAAAAATGTCTTTCCGGGAGAGCCGAGTTTTGAGACATATTTTCTACAGCCACTTATGCAGGTTGACGCACCGATGACCAAAACCGAGGAAGACTTCTGGTCTTCGGCGGATCCGAAAAGCAGCTTCTTCGATTGGAAGTTTCCCGATCCGCCGCATACGCAAGTCTTCTTGTCAAATACGGTTCACGCCGGGACAGAAGCGGTTATCTATGTTTCGCATGATCTCTCGGATGGGGCATGGCAATTCCTCGCCGATAGCATGTCTGACGGTGGCGGCCCGGTGCTCTCCTGCTTGCATCATCAAATTGACAAGGATGCGAGCCTAAAAGAACTGGCAGACCTGCCCTTAGGTTGGTGTGCTGAACGCGAAAGGCCAGGATATCCGTGGGTGCGGAGGGAGCTCGAGCCAGAAGAAGAGTCCTAG
- a CDS encoding cupin domain-containing protein produces MPDSILRKPLLSAVLGTATVTRVEVREIVFQPGQQTGRHLHPCPVVGYIAEGEALFQKEGDTDIQRLPAGSAFYEPANAVVSRFDNASTTQPMKFIAYYLLNGEQELIHILPQA; encoded by the coding sequence ATGCCAGATTCAATCCTAAGAAAGCCGCTGCTGAGCGCGGTGCTCGGAACCGCCACCGTCACGCGCGTCGAAGTTCGCGAGATAGTCTTTCAACCGGGACAACAGACCGGCCGTCATCTCCATCCATGTCCCGTCGTGGGATACATCGCCGAAGGCGAAGCCTTATTTCAAAAAGAAGGTGACACCGATATCCAAAGACTGCCAGCCGGTTCGGCATTCTATGAACCGGCGAACGCTGTCGTCTCACGCTTCGACAACGCTTCCACGACCCAGCCCATGAAGTTCATTGCCTACTACCTGCTGAACGGAGAGCAGGAGCTCATCCACATATTGCCGCAGGCGTAG
- the bamD gene encoding outer membrane protein assembly factor BamD — MSERSFFPSLKASALAGVAVAVLLTSSMVAGAQVTGSSQTTTDANGQQQESVTLSASGKKHKKEDKVVESKDTKKQMRKDKALTPIAEQDAKLPDKELYDKAVLATKKGHFDVARLDLQTLLNTYPDSQFQMRAKLAIADSWYKEGGTAALMQAESEYKDFITFFPNAPEAAEAQMRVGDIYFRQMDKPDRDYTKATHAEEEYRLMLQQFPESSLVPQAKQRLREVQEVLAEREAEIGDFYASRAAWPATIARYQTVVDTYPEYSHMDDVLVGLGDAYEAEAKYVRSIRLPEAAKARLEHIYDDAAANAYRRVVLEHSASPHVEDARDRLAAMDLPIPKPTPEQVAASEALENSRSGYNLKERAKLLVMHTPDTVMAAHIGDPSLTDPKPTLAPDVTRKIISDFNTSMHPETAAKEPAKTEPAATADAAPADEAAAPATPTTPAAPLAFHDVPTAAPGSDNGSAVQTSVPGATSNTSSGTASDSMGVEIVSPSSAPKASDANGGLKAVGPTNNTPLPAVEKAGDAPDAVNEIKPGSQPAAQAPNPKGKKTKPAFDKSDESSSKHKKKKGLDKLNPF; from the coding sequence ATGAGTGAGCGTTCCTTTTTTCCAAGTTTGAAAGCCAGCGCGCTGGCCGGGGTGGCGGTAGCGGTATTGCTGACGTCTTCAATGGTTGCAGGAGCACAGGTGACGGGCTCGTCGCAGACGACGACCGACGCCAATGGGCAGCAGCAGGAGAGCGTAACCCTGTCAGCTTCCGGCAAGAAGCACAAGAAGGAAGACAAGGTCGTCGAGTCGAAGGACACCAAGAAGCAGATGCGCAAAGATAAGGCGCTGACCCCGATTGCGGAGCAGGACGCGAAGCTTCCGGATAAGGAGTTGTACGACAAGGCGGTTCTTGCCACCAAGAAGGGACACTTCGACGTCGCGCGACTCGACCTGCAGACGCTCCTCAATACCTATCCCGACTCGCAGTTTCAGATGCGCGCCAAGCTGGCGATTGCCGACAGCTGGTACAAAGAAGGCGGCACGGCTGCGCTGATGCAGGCCGAGAGCGAGTACAAGGACTTCATTACCTTCTTCCCCAACGCACCTGAGGCCGCCGAGGCGCAGATGCGCGTAGGTGACATCTACTTCCGCCAGATGGACAAGCCCGACCGCGACTATACCAAGGCCACCCATGCCGAGGAAGAGTACCGGCTGATGCTGCAGCAGTTCCCGGAGTCGTCGCTGGTGCCGCAGGCCAAGCAGCGCCTGCGCGAGGTGCAGGAGGTGCTGGCAGAGCGTGAGGCAGAGATTGGCGACTTTTATGCGTCGCGTGCCGCGTGGCCTGCGACGATTGCTCGCTATCAGACTGTGGTGGACACCTATCCCGAGTACAGCCACATGGACGATGTGCTGGTGGGACTGGGCGATGCCTACGAGGCAGAGGCGAAGTATGTCCGCTCGATCCGGCTGCCCGAGGCTGCGAAGGCCCGGCTGGAGCATATCTATGACGATGCCGCGGCGAATGCATATCGCAGGGTGGTGCTCGAGCACTCGGCTTCGCCGCACGTAGAGGATGCGCGCGACCGGCTGGCAGCGATGGACCTGCCGATTCCGAAGCCTACGCCGGAGCAGGTGGCGGCGAGCGAAGCGCTGGAGAACAGCCGCTCGGGCTACAACCTGAAGGAGCGCGCCAAGCTGCTGGTGATGCATACGCCGGACACGGTGATGGCGGCCCATATCGGCGACCCGTCGCTGACCGATCCCAAGCCGACCCTGGCTCCGGATGTTACGCGCAAGATTATTTCGGACTTCAATACCTCGATGCATCCAGAGACTGCGGCGAAGGAGCCGGCCAAGACCGAGCCTGCGGCGACGGCGGATGCTGCGCCGGCAGATGAGGCTGCTGCTCCTGCTACGCCGACGACGCCGGCTGCACCACTGGCGTTCCACGATGTTCCTACGGCTGCTCCGGGTTCGGACAACGGCTCTGCGGTGCAGACGAGCGTTCCGGGCGCGACCAGCAATACTTCGTCGGGAACAGCATCGGATTCGATGGGCGTCGAGATCGTCTCGCCGTCGTCGGCTCCGAAGGCGAGCGACGCGAATGGAGGTTTGAAGGCGGTCGGCCCGACGAACAATACGCCTCTGCCTGCTGTTGAGAAGGCCGGAGACGCTCCCGATGCGGTCAATGAGATCAAACCGGGAAGCCAGCCAGCGGCCCAGGCGCCGAACCCGAAGGGCAAGAAGACCAAGCCCGCGTTCGACAAGTCGGATGAGTCGTCGAGCAAGCACAAGAAGAAGAAGGGCTTGGATAAGCTCAATCCGTTCTAA
- a CDS encoding DUF6496 domain-containing protein: MATKKAAKKSSKKTTHKKTAGKKSATKKAATKKSASKKTSAKKSTSARKYGKAAGKSVEREMKAMKQGKLKSGRSGKKVTSRKQAIAIGLSEARRAGAKVPKKKS; the protein is encoded by the coding sequence ATGGCAACCAAAAAGGCAGCAAAGAAGTCATCGAAGAAAACAACCCACAAGAAGACAGCCGGCAAAAAGAGCGCAACGAAAAAAGCTGCAACGAAAAAAAGCGCAAGCAAGAAGACCTCTGCAAAGAAGAGCACTTCAGCCCGCAAGTACGGAAAGGCCGCAGGCAAGAGCGTCGAGCGCGAGATGAAAGCGATGAAGCAGGGCAAGCTCAAGAGCGGCCGCAGCGGCAAGAAGGTCACTAGCCGCAAGCAGGCCATCGCCATCGGCCTATCGGAGGCACGCAGAGCCGGTGCAAAGGTCCCGAAGAAGAAGAGTTAA
- a CDS encoding TldD/PmbA family protein, translated as MPQLESHVSGSELKQLASDVLAKALKAGATDAEAVVYEGDEFSALVRLGQVETLKESGSRAIGLRVFVGQRTASTSSSDFSAESIARLVDGAIALAKITSEDPFAGLPEAHEFGKIEEDQHLYFEDVNEMPPAERIETARRVEAAAMGYDTRIQNSGGGDFDTATSHKIMVNSRGFVGEYRRSYCGFSAMPIAVDEKGGMQRNYWYSAARTTRKLESPEEIGHEAARRTLARLGARQVKTQKAPVVFSPEIARLIIGNIFEAANGDSIYRNASFFCDQLGQQVAGENITVVDDGTMIFDGIGGFGTSPFDGEGLPTRRTVLVANGILKNYVLNTYTAKKLGMKSTGNASRGLAGNPGIGAGNFYLEPGTLTPQELIGDVKSGLYVTETMGFGVNLVTGDYSQGASGMWIENGELAYPVEEITIAGNLKDMYKNIVAIGNDLVFRGSSAAPTIRVEGMMIAGA; from the coding sequence TTGCCACAGCTTGAGTCACACGTCTCCGGTTCCGAATTGAAACAATTAGCCTCTGATGTTCTCGCCAAGGCTCTCAAGGCTGGCGCGACTGATGCCGAAGCCGTCGTCTATGAGGGCGATGAGTTTTCGGCGCTGGTGCGGCTGGGGCAGGTGGAGACACTGAAGGAGTCCGGCTCGCGGGCTATTGGGTTGCGCGTGTTTGTCGGGCAGCGGACGGCGAGCACGTCTTCGTCAGATTTTTCGGCGGAGTCGATTGCGCGACTGGTGGATGGTGCGATTGCGCTGGCGAAGATTACCAGCGAGGATCCGTTTGCCGGTCTGCCCGAGGCGCATGAGTTCGGCAAGATCGAAGAGGATCAGCATCTCTACTTTGAGGACGTCAACGAGATGCCTCCGGCGGAACGAATCGAGACGGCGCGGCGCGTGGAAGCTGCGGCGATGGGCTATGACACCCGCATCCAGAACTCGGGCGGCGGTGACTTCGATACGGCGACCTCGCACAAGATCATGGTTAACTCGCGTGGGTTTGTGGGCGAGTATCGCCGCTCGTACTGCGGCTTTTCTGCGATGCCGATTGCGGTGGATGAGAAGGGCGGGATGCAGCGCAACTACTGGTACTCGGCTGCGCGGACGACGCGTAAGCTCGAGTCGCCGGAGGAGATTGGCCACGAGGCGGCGCGGCGGACGCTGGCGCGGCTTGGAGCGCGGCAGGTGAAGACGCAGAAGGCTCCTGTAGTGTTTTCGCCGGAGATTGCGCGGTTGATCATTGGCAATATCTTTGAAGCGGCGAATGGCGATTCGATCTATCGCAACGCCAGCTTCTTTTGCGATCAGCTTGGGCAGCAGGTGGCGGGAGAGAACATTACTGTCGTCGATGACGGCACGATGATCTTTGATGGTATCGGCGGCTTTGGCACGTCTCCGTTTGATGGCGAAGGTTTGCCTACGCGGCGAACGGTGCTGGTGGCGAATGGCATTCTGAAGAACTATGTGCTGAACACCTATACCGCGAAGAAGCTGGGGATGAAGTCGACCGGCAATGCATCGCGTGGGCTGGCGGGGAATCCGGGGATTGGCGCGGGAAACTTTTATCTTGAGCCGGGTACGCTTACTCCGCAGGAGTTGATTGGCGATGTGAAGAGTGGGCTTTATGTCACAGAGACGATGGGCTTCGGCGTGAACCTTGTGACGGGAGATTATTCGCAGGGCGCCAGCGGCATGTGGATCGAGAATGGCGAGCTGGCTTATCCGGTGGAAGAGATCACCATCGCGGGCAATCTGAAGGACATGTACAAGAACATTGTCGCGATTGGGAATGATCTGGTGTTTCGCGGATCGAGTGCGGCGCCTACTATTCGCGTTGAAGGGATGATGATCGCCGGGGCTTGA
- the rpe gene encoding ribulose-phosphate 3-epimerase, which yields MIELAFSILASDFAHLADEVAAAERGGGTIVHVDVMDGHFVPNITFGPPMVQSLRPVTKLPLDCHLMVENPDAFIPAFAEAGADMVSVQQEVCRHLHRTLQLIEQNGMKPGVVINPATPVDTLIEVLPMVHYVLVMSVNPGFGGQKFLPLALEKIAYLAALRKEMGLGFRIEVDGGVAHDTVGAVVEAGADMLVAGSAIFSPGKTEQNAREFLKVARAGVPKSTPKKKK from the coding sequence TTGATTGAACTGGCATTTTCGATACTTGCGTCTGACTTTGCGCATCTGGCCGACGAAGTGGCGGCGGCGGAGCGGGGTGGCGGGACCATCGTCCATGTGGATGTGATGGATGGGCATTTTGTGCCGAATATTACATTTGGGCCGCCCATGGTGCAGTCGCTGCGGCCAGTGACCAAGCTGCCGCTCGATTGCCATCTGATGGTGGAGAATCCGGATGCGTTCATTCCGGCCTTTGCCGAGGCGGGCGCGGACATGGTGAGCGTGCAGCAGGAGGTCTGCCGGCATCTGCACCGGACGCTGCAACTGATTGAGCAGAATGGCATGAAGCCGGGAGTGGTGATCAATCCGGCGACGCCGGTGGATACGCTGATCGAAGTGCTGCCGATGGTGCACTATGTACTGGTGATGAGCGTGAACCCGGGGTTTGGCGGGCAGAAGTTTCTGCCGCTGGCGCTCGAGAAGATTGCCTATCTGGCGGCGTTACGCAAGGAGATGGGGCTTGGGTTCCGCATCGAGGTCGATGGCGGCGTTGCTCACGATACGGTGGGTGCTGTGGTCGAAGCAGGAGCAGACATGCTGGTGGCTGGATCGGCTATCTTTAGTCCCGGAAAGACGGAGCAGAATGCGCGGGAGTTTTTGAAGGTTGCGCGTGCGGGTGTGCCGAAAAGTACGCCCAAAAAGAAGAAGTAA
- a CDS encoding YfiT family bacillithiol transferase, with product MSEHDPRYPIGRFNKPAIITADDRLRAIATLAELPEMLRNAVDGLDTAQLSTPYREGGWTVRQVVHHVADSHMNAFIRMRMALTEDWPTIKPYDEKAWARLRDAAAPVEWSLELVESLHARWVMLLQSLSEEQWARGFNHPENGPVTLDVVVLTYAWHSMHHVAHITHLRAKEEW from the coding sequence ATGTCTGAACATGATCCGCGATATCCGATTGGGAGATTCAACAAGCCTGCGATCATCACTGCCGATGATCGGCTTCGCGCGATTGCGACGCTGGCAGAGCTGCCTGAGATGTTGCGCAACGCCGTTGATGGCCTGGATACCGCGCAACTGAGCACACCGTATCGCGAGGGCGGATGGACGGTGCGGCAGGTGGTGCATCATGTTGCCGACAGCCACATGAATGCGTTTATCCGCATGCGGATGGCGCTGACCGAGGATTGGCCGACGATCAAACCCTATGACGAAAAGGCGTGGGCGAGGCTGCGCGATGCGGCGGCTCCGGTGGAGTGGTCGCTGGAGCTGGTGGAGAGCCTGCATGCGCGCTGGGTGATGCTGTTGCAGTCGTTGAGCGAGGAGCAGTGGGCGCGCGGCTTCAATCATCCCGAGAATGGGCCGGTCACGCTGGATGTGGTGGTGCTGACGTATGCGTGGCACTCGATGCATCACGTCGCGCATATTACCCATCTGCGCGCAAAGGAAGAGTGGTAG
- the tldD gene encoding metalloprotease TldD → MTISSVDHKRYFVEKLGISERLMERCLGEALSAGGEYADLYFESVTSTSLGIDESLVKSASQGISVGCGIRVLSGERTGFAYTDDLSSDRLLKAARTAALIASGPAKELAHGFTHTQTPTLYPVAGATSDAEISEKLKLIERADKAARAYDSRIVQVRAGFNDELRRILVAASDGTFASDTQPLARLNVFVIAKDGPNTARGTSGGGGRVALDFFEGKKSPEHFAREAARTAMLQLGAVDAPAGEMEVVLGPGWPGVLLHEAVGHGLEADFNRKKTSAFAGLIGQQVASSKVTVVDNGTMPNRRGSLNVDDEGTPTQENVLIENGILKGYLTDKLSARLMGTASTGSGRRESYQAITMPRMTNTYMLNGDDMPEDIIKSVKRGLYAVNFGGGQVDITNGKFVFSASEAYLIEDGKVTQPVKGATLIGNGPEALKYVSMVGNDLALDEGIGTCGKNGQSVPVGVGMPTVKLDRMTVGGTGQ, encoded by the coding sequence ATGACTATCTCCTCCGTAGATCACAAGCGCTATTTCGTTGAAAAGCTGGGTATCTCCGAACGTCTGATGGAACGCTGTCTGGGCGAGGCGCTTTCCGCCGGAGGAGAGTACGCAGACCTTTATTTTGAGTCAGTTACGTCGACCTCGCTCGGCATCGACGAGTCGTTGGTCAAGTCCGCCAGCCAGGGCATCAGCGTAGGCTGCGGCATCCGCGTTTTAAGCGGCGAGCGCACCGGCTTCGCCTACACCGACGACCTCTCAAGCGACCGCCTCCTCAAAGCCGCCCGCACCGCTGCTTTGATCGCCAGCGGCCCGGCAAAGGAACTGGCGCATGGCTTTACCCATACGCAGACTCCGACGCTTTATCCCGTCGCCGGAGCTACCTCCGACGCCGAAATCTCGGAGAAGCTCAAGCTGATTGAGCGGGCTGATAAGGCTGCTCGTGCGTATGACTCGCGCATCGTGCAGGTTCGTGCCGGTTTCAATGATGAGTTGCGCCGCATCCTCGTCGCTGCCTCCGACGGCACGTTTGCCAGCGATACGCAGCCTCTGGCTCGCTTGAATGTCTTTGTCATTGCGAAGGACGGCCCGAATACTGCTCGTGGCACCAGCGGCGGCGGCGGGCGCGTTGCGCTCGATTTCTTTGAGGGCAAGAAGAGCCCGGAACACTTTGCTCGTGAAGCTGCTCGGACGGCGATGTTGCAACTGGGAGCGGTCGATGCTCCGGCTGGCGAGATGGAAGTAGTGCTTGGCCCCGGCTGGCCCGGCGTTCTGCTGCACGAGGCTGTTGGGCATGGACTTGAAGCAGACTTCAATCGCAAGAAGACCTCGGCGTTTGCCGGGCTTATTGGTCAGCAGGTTGCTTCGAGCAAGGTCACGGTGGTCGATAACGGGACGATGCCCAACCGTCGCGGATCTTTGAATGTCGATGATGAAGGCACGCCGACGCAGGAGAACGTGCTGATCGAGAATGGCATTCTGAAGGGCTATCTGACTGACAAGCTCAGTGCTCGGCTGATGGGCACGGCGAGCACCGGCAGCGGACGGCGCGAGAGCTATCAGGCGATTACCATGCCGCGCATGACGAACACCTACATGCTCAACGGTGACGATATGCCTGAGGACATTATCAAGAGCGTGAAGCGTGGGCTGTATGCCGTGAACTTTGGTGGCGGGCAGGTGGATATTACTAACGGCAAGTTTGTCTTCTCGGCCAGCGAGGCTTACCTGATCGAAGACGGCAAGGTGACGCAGCCGGTGAAGGGCGCGACGCTGATCGGCAATGGTCCCGAGGCACTGAAGTACGTGTCGATGGTGGGGAATGATCTTGCGCTCGATGAAGGCATCGGAACCTGCGGCAAGAATGGCCAAAGCGTTCCTGTTGGCGTTGGCATGCCTACCGTGAAGCTTGATCGCATGACGGTCGGCGGTACCGGGCAGTAG
- a CDS encoding excinuclease ABC subunit C: MGLRFHFDTVVDFAPERAEEILRAVPALPGVFALCGAREGDEPYLTRTADLRRRMRRLLDPPESQSKRLNLRDKVARIEYCVTGSDFESSLVLYDAAVALFGYAEARRRLKLHTPYFLRLTMENAHPRVYATNRLSKRGLGEMYGPFPSRSVAERYCDAVLDLFKLRRCWEDLEPYPEHPGCVYGEMKKCMEPCKQACTPEEYAAEAVAVKAFFDTRGESRLAAIEQEREQASAEMEFERAAALHAQWQKVKAAAAQADEIVQPVPKLRAVIVQTAVVEKELPDQAALFLLQGGCLAGPERLSTLGVRAVKEQTSVGSSLFAQPLMLQAVPLEGEVGLPVDSPEVRAAAVLGVLEAKVGKASDLALLSDHLSLFKRWYYRPEKQRTGEVFLPNADGGWPVRRILRGAARAALGEPKKMAETQREAAKGAKTKILHEGREGVERVVVMAEKREKVE; this comes from the coding sequence GTGGGATTGCGTTTTCATTTCGATACGGTTGTTGACTTTGCGCCGGAGCGGGCAGAGGAGATTTTGCGGGCGGTGCCTGCGCTGCCGGGTGTGTTTGCGCTGTGCGGCGCGCGCGAGGGCGATGAGCCTTATCTGACGCGCACGGCCGATCTGCGGCGGAGGATGAGGCGGCTGCTCGATCCGCCGGAGTCGCAGTCGAAGCGGCTGAACCTACGGGACAAGGTGGCGCGGATTGAGTACTGCGTCACGGGCTCTGACTTCGAGTCGTCGCTGGTGCTGTATGACGCGGCGGTGGCGTTGTTTGGGTATGCCGAGGCGCGGCGCAGGTTGAAGCTGCATACTCCTTATTTTTTGCGGTTGACGATGGAGAATGCGCATCCGCGGGTGTATGCGACGAACCGGTTGTCGAAGCGCGGGCTCGGGGAGATGTATGGGCCGTTTCCTTCGCGGTCGGTTGCGGAGCGGTACTGCGATGCGGTGCTCGATTTGTTCAAGCTGCGGCGGTGCTGGGAGGATCTGGAGCCTTATCCGGAGCATCCGGGGTGCGTGTATGGGGAGATGAAGAAGTGCATGGAGCCGTGCAAGCAGGCCTGCACGCCTGAGGAGTATGCGGCGGAGGCGGTGGCGGTGAAGGCATTCTTCGACACGCGCGGTGAGAGCAGGCTGGCGGCGATCGAGCAGGAACGTGAACAGGCTTCGGCGGAGATGGAGTTTGAGAGGGCGGCAGCGCTGCATGCTCAGTGGCAGAAGGTGAAGGCTGCTGCGGCGCAGGCGGATGAGATCGTGCAGCCGGTTCCGAAGCTGCGGGCGGTGATTGTGCAGACGGCGGTGGTGGAGAAGGAGTTGCCGGATCAGGCGGCTTTGTTTTTGTTGCAGGGCGGATGTCTAGCAGGGCCGGAGCGGCTTTCTACGCTGGGGGTAAGGGCGGTGAAGGAGCAGACGAGCGTGGGCAGCTCGCTGTTTGCGCAGCCGCTGATGTTGCAGGCGGTTCCTCTGGAGGGCGAGGTGGGTTTGCCTGTGGATTCGCCTGAGGTGAGGGCTGCGGCAGTGTTGGGGGTGCTTGAGGCTAAGGTGGGGAAGGCCAGTGATCTGGCTCTGCTGAGCGATCATCTTTCGCTGTTCAAACGCTGGTATTACAGGCCGGAGAAGCAGCGGACGGGCGAAGTCTTTCTGCCGAATGCGGATGGAGGATGGCCGGTGCGACGGATTTTGCGGGGAGCGGCGAGAGCGGCGCTGGGCGAGCCGAAGAAGATGGCCGAGACGCAGCGCGAGGCGGCGAAGGGGGCGAAGACGAAGATTCTGCATGAGGGCAGGGAAGGTGTGGAGCGGGTGGTTGTGATGGCGGAGAAGAGGGAGAAGGTCGAATAG